One genomic window of Alphaproteobacteria bacterium includes the following:
- a CDS encoding patatin-like phospholipase family protein — protein sequence MGRSGKRVGVDRLLLRLAALAVSAAAAACATPPRTTPLTGDRSMDYVAPDDGDPDPATLFIVTASGGGQRAAALTLGTLQALDEVVLPGGRTMLDEVDVISSVSGGSVTAAYYALRGRAGFETLEQSFLRQSGNAALLANGLDPVNLAQLVGPGYTRLDWVIDYLRDALFGDATYADLAGRRPYLIVNAADMSKGTTFAFTQPWFDLICADLSAFRLADAVAASAAVPMAFAPLAVRDNAPCPQQDIGEGDAPTLPAWAGWVADGLDFDRHRSIERLQRARTALAYLNLDCTADGACSPLPADRRTAWIHLLDGGIVDNLGLSEPLRLISTQEVAPFYLPEIVSGRITRIVVVVVSARVEQDFGIDQSGAAPGLFTMLTATISSPINAASLSLVSRLKAMIDQGAADYRAELSNNGRSVEKDGEERTPALAVGAPDLDRFGLVIDFELIDGAACRDRFKAIPTSWTIDPRETGALIRIAGPLLAANPDFARLVADLGGHMPAYERIADTCARLVH from the coding sequence ATGGGTCGGTCCGGCAAGCGGGTCGGGGTCGACCGGCTGCTCCTGCGGCTTGCCGCGCTTGCCGTTTCGGCGGCCGCGGCCGCCTGCGCGACGCCGCCGCGCACGACGCCCCTGACCGGCGATCGCAGCATGGACTATGTCGCGCCGGACGACGGCGATCCCGATCCTGCAACGCTGTTCATCGTCACCGCATCCGGCGGCGGCCAGCGCGCTGCGGCGCTGACCCTCGGCACCCTCCAGGCCCTCGACGAGGTCGTGCTGCCCGGCGGCCGCACCATGCTCGACGAGGTCGACGTGATCTCCTCCGTGTCCGGCGGCAGCGTCACCGCGGCCTACTATGCGCTGCGCGGCCGCGCGGGCTTCGAGACGCTCGAGCAGTCGTTCCTGCGCCAGAGCGGGAATGCCGCGCTGCTCGCCAACGGGCTCGACCCGGTCAATCTGGCCCAGCTGGTCGGCCCCGGCTACACGCGGCTCGACTGGGTGATCGACTATCTGCGCGACGCGCTGTTCGGCGACGCCACCTATGCCGACCTGGCCGGACGGCGTCCCTACCTGATCGTCAACGCCGCCGACATGAGCAAGGGCACGACCTTCGCCTTCACCCAGCCCTGGTTCGACCTGATCTGCGCCGACCTGAGCGCCTTCAGGCTGGCCGACGCGGTCGCCGCCTCCGCGGCGGTGCCGATGGCGTTCGCGCCGCTGGCGGTTCGCGACAACGCGCCCTGTCCGCAACAGGACATCGGCGAAGGCGACGCGCCGACGCTGCCCGCCTGGGCGGGCTGGGTGGCCGACGGTCTCGACTTCGACCGCCACCGCAGCATCGAGCGCCTGCAGCGCGCGCGCACCGCGCTGGCCTACCTGAACCTGGACTGCACCGCCGATGGCGCCTGCAGCCCGCTGCCGGCGGACCGGCGCACGGCATGGATCCACCTGCTCGACGGCGGCATCGTCGACAATCTCGGGCTCAGCGAGCCGCTGCGGCTGATCTCGACCCAGGAGGTGGCGCCGTTCTACCTGCCCGAGATCGTCAGCGGCCGGATCACGCGGATCGTCGTGGTCGTGGTCTCGGCCCGGGTCGAACAGGATTTCGGCATCGACCAGTCCGGCGCCGCGCCGGGGCTGTTCACCATGCTGACCGCGACGATCAGCAGTCCGATCAATGCCGCCTCGCTGAGCCTGGTCAGCCGGCTGAAGGCGATGATCGACCAGGGCGCGGCGGACTACCGCGCGGAGCTGTCGAACAACGGCCGGAGCGTCGAGAAGGACGGCGAGGAACGGACGCCTGCGCTCGCCGTCGGCGCGCCCGATCTCGACCGGTTCGGCCTGGTGATCGACTTCGAGCTGATCGACGGCGCCGCCTGCCGCGACCGGTTCAAGGCGATCCCGACCAGCTGGACAATCGATCCGCGCGAAACCGGGGCGCTGATCCGGATCGCCGGGCCGCTGCTTGCCGCCAACCCCGACTTCGCGCGGCTGGTCGCCGACCTCGGCGGGCACATGCCCGCATACGAGCGCATCGCCGACACCTGCGCGCGACTGGTACACTAA
- a CDS encoding anti-virulence regulator CigR family protein, giving the protein MRAIHGCGAAGLALALAAAAVPASAHHRPDHAGGPPGSHALGGNLSGGNGVTYGPGGALLHLDNVTVGLVNDWFAANPSAFLRYSALPPGIARNLARGKALPPGIAMQALPPALAATLPPVPAGYGRFVVGEDLVLIELTSGLVSDLARILLP; this is encoded by the coding sequence ATGAGAGCGATACACGGTTGCGGCGCGGCTGGCCTGGCGCTGGCCCTGGCGGCCGCGGCGGTCCCGGCGTCCGCGCACCACCGGCCGGATCACGCCGGCGGTCCGCCGGGCAGCCATGCCCTCGGCGGCAATCTGTCGGGCGGCAACGGCGTGACATATGGCCCCGGCGGCGCGCTGCTCCACCTCGACAACGTCACCGTCGGCCTGGTCAACGACTGGTTCGCGGCCAATCCGAGCGCATTCCTGCGCTATTCCGCGCTGCCGCCCGGCATCGCGCGCAACCTGGCGCGCGGCAAGGCGCTGCCGCCCGGCATCGCCATGCAGGCGCTGCCGCCGGCGCTGGCCGCCACCCTGCCGCCCGTGCCGGCCGGCTATGGCCGCTTCGTCGTCGGCGAGGACCTGGTGCTGATCGAACTGACCAGCGGGCTGGTCAGCGATCTCGCCCGCATCCTGCTGCCCTGA
- the asnB gene encoding asparagine synthase (glutamine-hydrolyzing): MCGLIAVFDRGGRPVEPALLRRMRDAIVHRGPDDAGDALLDDGQVGLASRRLAIIDLSVAGHMPMAADGMTIAYNGEVYNFAGLRAELERDGHRFRSGTDTEVVLAGLRRDGTAFLRKMIGMFALAAWDERGGELILARDPAGKKPLYYAWAGERLYVASEIKALLLAPEIGRAIDPVALQQYLALQFVMPPRTLFAGIGKLAPGEAMVVGRAGPPRVERYWRPLAGDTPVPADHAAAVAQVRTTLESAVADRMVADVPIGAYLSGGLDSSLVVAMMQRRSDRPVDAFTITYPELPDRDEAPFAEIVAKHCGARLHRVPMNHVQARDGLEEYPYHADEPIADPASINAYWTSRGLRGHGVVVALVGEGADELFLGYPGYFQYGRLARLWRLNRAVPRPLRRLESAALAWLMARTGRGRHADVARRLVDLDTLFLTHETGFDLPEMRALLGDGPALAARPHPAAVIADLQAGFAAAAGDDILKLVSTSDLRSRVAEKLLMRVDKMSMAHSLEARAPFLDRRVVELALALPGAMLGVPHPARRRRPRGCCAPSPGPICRRPSSAARRWASSRRSPNGCRPTWAMPSPMRSTPARSSATASCGRTPAERCWRGTARRAGCRSSCGTCCRWRCGTAASGSTASRQPRPAAAFPPQFGRNPAASFRPCPTDRGVKR, from the coding sequence ATGTGCGGTCTGATTGCGGTGTTCGACCGGGGCGGCAGGCCGGTCGAGCCGGCGCTGCTGAGGCGGATGCGCGATGCCATCGTCCATCGCGGTCCCGACGATGCCGGCGACGCGCTGCTCGACGACGGCCAGGTCGGCCTGGCCAGCCGGCGGCTGGCGATCATCGACCTGTCGGTGGCCGGCCACATGCCGATGGCCGCCGACGGCATGACAATCGCCTACAACGGCGAGGTCTATAACTTCGCCGGCCTGCGCGCCGAGCTGGAGCGCGACGGCCACCGGTTCCGCTCCGGCACCGACACCGAGGTGGTGCTGGCCGGGCTGCGCCGCGACGGCACCGCCTTCCTGCGCAAGATGATCGGCATGTTCGCGCTCGCCGCCTGGGACGAACGCGGCGGCGAACTGATCCTCGCCCGCGACCCGGCGGGCAAGAAGCCGCTCTATTACGCCTGGGCCGGCGAACGGCTCTACGTCGCCTCTGAGATCAAGGCGCTGCTGCTGGCGCCGGAGATCGGCCGGGCGATCGACCCGGTGGCGCTGCAGCAGTATCTGGCCCTGCAGTTCGTGATGCCGCCGCGCACGCTGTTCGCCGGCATCGGCAAGCTGGCGCCGGGCGAGGCGATGGTCGTCGGCCGTGCCGGCCCGCCGCGCGTGGAGCGCTACTGGCGCCCGCTCGCCGGCGACACCCCGGTGCCGGCCGACCACGCGGCGGCGGTGGCGCAGGTGCGCACAACGCTGGAATCCGCCGTCGCCGACCGCATGGTCGCCGACGTGCCGATCGGCGCCTATCTCAGCGGCGGGCTCGACAGCTCGCTGGTGGTGGCGATGATGCAGCGGCGCAGCGACCGGCCGGTCGACGCCTTCACCATCACCTATCCGGAGCTGCCCGACCGCGACGAGGCGCCGTTCGCCGAGATCGTCGCCAAGCACTGCGGCGCCCGGCTGCACCGCGTGCCGATGAACCACGTGCAGGCGCGCGACGGCCTGGAGGAATATCCCTATCACGCCGACGAACCGATCGCCGACCCGGCCAGCATCAACGCCTACTGGACCAGCCGGGGCCTGCGCGGCCACGGCGTCGTCGTCGCGCTGGTCGGCGAAGGCGCCGACGAGCTGTTCCTCGGCTATCCCGGCTATTTCCAGTACGGCCGGCTGGCCAGGCTGTGGCGGCTGAACCGCGCGGTGCCGCGGCCGCTGCGTCGGCTGGAGAGCGCGGCGCTGGCCTGGCTGATGGCGCGCACCGGGCGCGGGCGCCACGCCGACGTCGCCCGCCGGCTGGTCGACCTCGACACCCTGTTCCTGACCCACGAGACCGGCTTCGACCTGCCCGAGATGCGCGCGCTGCTGGGCGACGGCCCGGCGCTGGCGGCGCGGCCGCATCCGGCGGCGGTGATCGCCGACCTGCAGGCCGGCTTCGCCGCCGCGGCCGGCGACGACATCCTGAAACTGGTCAGCACCTCGGACCTGCGCTCGCGGGTGGCGGAGAAGCTGTTGATGCGGGTCGACAAGATGTCGATGGCGCATTCGCTGGAGGCGCGCGCGCCGTTCCTCGACCGCCGGGTGGTCGAGCTGGCGCTGGCGCTTCCCGGCGCCATGCTGGGCGTGCCGCACCCGGCGCGGCGCCGGAGACCAAGGGGCTGCTGCGCGCCGTCGCCGGGCCCTATCTGCCGGAGACCATCATCCGCCGCCCGAAGATGGGCTTCCAGCCGCCGATCGCCGAATGGCTGCAGGCCGACCTGGGCGATGCCTTCGCCCATGAGGTCGACACCGGCCCGATCTTCCGCGACGGCATCCTGCGGCCGGACCCCTGCCGAGCGCTGCTGGCGCGGCACCGCCAGGCGGGCGGGCTGCAGGTCAAGCTGTGGAACCTGCTGTCGCTGGCGCTGTGGTACCGCCGCTTCGGGGTCGACGGCGTCGCGGCAGCCTAGGCCGGCGGCCGCATTCCCGCCGCAGTTCGGCCGCAATCCGGCCGCATCGTTCAGGCCCTGCCCGACAGATCGAGGGGTGAAGCGATGA
- the upp gene encoding uracil phosphoribosyltransferase has product MAETLHPNLHVLDHPLIAHKLSIMRDRDTSTIKFRALLKEIALLMGYEVTRNLPIATKRIETPLAEMDAPVIAGKKLAVVPILRAGLGMAEGLLELVPTARVGHIGLYRDPKTKRPVEYLVKLPEADGRTFILVDPMLATGYSAAYAIDVLNRWGVEDANILFLALVSAPEGVKVMAETHPDVAVYTAALDSHLNEKAYIVPGLGDAGDRLFGTR; this is encoded by the coding sequence ATGGCCGAAACGCTGCACCCGAACTTGCACGTCCTCGATCACCCGCTGATCGCGCACAAGCTCAGCATCATGCGCGACCGCGACACCAGCACCATCAAGTTCCGCGCGCTGCTGAAGGAGATCGCGCTGCTGATGGGCTACGAGGTGACCCGCAACCTGCCGATCGCGACCAAGCGGATCGAGACGCCGCTGGCGGAGATGGACGCGCCGGTGATCGCCGGCAAGAAGCTGGCGGTGGTGCCGATCCTGCGCGCCGGCCTCGGCATGGCGGAAGGGCTGCTCGAGCTGGTGCCGACCGCCCGCGTCGGCCATATCGGCCTCTACCGCGACCCGAAGACCAAGCGGCCGGTCGAGTATCTGGTCAAGCTGCCGGAGGCGGACGGCCGCACCTTCATCCTGGTCGACCCGATGCTGGCGACCGGCTATTCGGCCGCCTATGCCATCGACGTGCTCAACCGCTGGGGGGTCGAGGACGCCAACATCCTGTTCCTCGCCCTGGTTTCCGCGCCGGAGGGCGTGAAGGTGATGGCGGAGACCCACCCGGACGTGGCGGTCTACACCGCCGCGCTGGACAGCCATCTTAACGAAAAGGCGTATATCGTGCCCGGGCTCGGCGACGCGGGCGACAGGCTGTTCGGCACGCGCTAG